In a single window of the Plodia interpunctella isolate USDA-ARS_2022_Savannah chromosome 26, ilPloInte3.2, whole genome shotgun sequence genome:
- the LOC128681116 gene encoding uncharacterized protein LOC128681116, producing MNTILYIDRKLEEQLKLDKGSGCEMPVLDPFAKEVTQFDKDLPNIKCKGPDWVKCYLSECRVIKEILVKYENVTCIYSDIVYINDDQYDIAKPVIVRGADVYHLKRSDHAKVTCIGFIKRFLWLKFISKWRGHVAGFRSTVPRPLPSPISEELPTNILIFGFDSTARNGFIRRMPKSYRYLTEQLHAVVLKGYNILGDGTPAALFPILTGKSELEMPDTRKKTKNYNTASDMPFIFFKLKEEGYRTLYFEDTPTYGTFQYRFNGFRSQPADHYLRAFFLEEQSSKNKWWMFWKNKYCVGDTPQYKLMMNLTNQFFHLDGKKYAFTFVADITHDDFNQISTADDDFVEFLKSLNDKELLTDTLLLVMGDHGPRFANVRNTYQGKLEERLPLMAIVLPSTLKSQRPQALDNLRQNVDVLTTPHDIYATVLDAMGLRKYWNPYKINGADLPRGMTLLEPIPRNRSCSEAGIEPHWCACLSWKPVPTSDPLHSRAAEALVQYINDLTAPVKPLCTLRTLSSVKWVMKQRPNSRMLSFVKSRDTDGYVGKFGQEIKLNRETYQVKLTVNPGLSDFEASMTYVAAEDMFHVDYRDISRTNRYGNEPACISKTHPHLNKYCYCARLQRVKTTLKRVLFVEAEKGGLCPSRKEREKRTRIIHEEKRDKSSLIACRLLLCPAYRAIRTTMMFMAIIPILVITQAAVIKEEEDKECAGVKINNVYYNEEVLKEDLDRPYLLAMDRSKNILYFSYNIVENSDNFISARLDLKTKEFKTIDDVSNGFAQAVDPVTHDVYIGGSDGLYKYDYNTHKSEPIGERGNDIWNVFYKDVLYFSVFPSQFLYTLSNGEVTRFTDLQDTKVDHFIIDSKDIMYFTNATGLYGMKKGTSKATVYKEQARTDNGIRGLATDVNGKVYVCLQNGIFVVNTETSSLDIHVEVDDAFGLAFDNTNNLIYSDAKRLVRLTPKNDSSC from the exons atgaacACTATAct atACATAGATCGCAAGCTTGAAGAGCAGCTGAAACTGGATAAAGGCTCTGGTTGTGAGATGCCGGTGTTGGACCCATTTGCAAAAGAAGTGACGCAGTTTGACAAGGATCTACCCAATATAAAATGCAAAGGCCCCGACTGGGttaaatgttat CTTTCAGAGTGCAGAGTGATCAAAGAGATACTCGTTAAGTATGAAAATGTTACTTGTATATACAGTGACATAGTGTATATAAATGATGACCAGTATGACATTGCAAAACCGGTGATAGTGAGAGGGGCCGATGTCTACCACCTGAAGCGGAGCGACCACGCCAAAGTAACATGTATCGGGTTTATTAAAAG ATTTCTGTGGCTAAAGTTTATCTCCAAATGGAGGGGTCACGTGGCCGGCTTTCGGTCAACAGTACCCCGCCCCCTCCCCTCACCCATTTCCGAGGAGCTCCCCACCAACATACTGATATTCGGCTTCGACTCCACCGCTAGAAATGGTTTCATACGGCGAATGCCCAAGAGCTACAGATACTTGACGGAGCAGCTTCATGCAGTGGTGCTGAAAGG CTACAACATATTAGGCGACGGAACCCCAGCGGCTCTGTTTCCGATTCTGACAGGGAAAAGCGAGTTGGAAATGCCTGATACGAGGAAGAAGACGAAGAACTACAATACAGCCAGCGACATGCCTTTCATATTCTTCAAATTGAAGGAAGAAGG CTACCGAACACTATACTTCGAAGACACGCCGACATACGGCACCTTTCAGTATCGCTTCAACGGGTTCCGTAGCCAACCCGCAGACCACTACTTGCGAGCTTTCTTCTTGGAAGAACAGTCATCCAAAAACAAATGGTGGATGTTTTGGAAGAACAAATACTGTGTAGGAGACACACCGCAGTATAAACTCATGATGAATCTCACTAACCAG ttcttTCACCTCGATGGCAAGAAATACGCGTTCACATTCGTAGCCGACATCACTCACGATGACTTCAACCAGATCTCCACGGCTGATGATGATTTTGTCGAATTCCTGAAATCGCTCAATGACAAAGAATTATTGACAGATACTTTGTTACTCGTCATGGGCGATCACGGGCCtag ATTCGCAAATGTCCGAAACACGTACCAGGGCAAACTGGAAGAGCGACTGCCTCTGATGGCGATAGTGCTGCCCTCTACGTTGAAGTCTCAGCGACCCCAAGCTCTCGATAATCTCCGACAGAATGTCGACGTTCTCACTACACCGCACGATATATACGCGACTGTTCTAGACGCGATGGGTTTGAGGAAATACTGGAAcccatataaaataaatggcgCGGATCTGCCCAGGGGTATGACTTTGCTTGAGCCG ATACCTCGCAATCGTTCGTGTAGCGAAGCGGGCATTGAGCCTCATTGGTGCGCGTGTCTCTCGTGGAAGCCTGTGCCGACGTCGGACCCGCTCCATAGCAGAGCGGCCGAGGCGCTCGTCCAATACATCAACGACCTGACAGCGCCTGTCAA GCCTCTGTGCACTCTTCGCACCCTCTCCTCCGTGAAATGGGTTATGAAGCAAAGGCCTAATAGTCGCATGCTATCGTTCGTGAAATCCAGAGACACGGACGGCTACGTGGGAAAGTTTGGCCAAGAAATTAAGTTGAACAGGGAAACGTATCAAGTTAAG CTCACTGTCAACCCTGGGCTAAGCGACTTCGAAGCATCCATGACTTATGTAGCTGCAGAAGACATGTTCCATGTAGACTACAGAGATATATCTAGGACGAACAG ATATGGCAATGAACCAGCCTGCATAAGCAAAACTCATCCGCacctaaacaaatattgttactGTGCTAGAttac AAAGGGTGAAAACCACATTGAAGCGAGTGTTGTTTGTCGAAGCAGAAAAGGGAGGTCTATGCCCCTCA AggaaagaaagagaaaagcGCACTAGAATAATACACGAAGAGAAGCGGGACAAGTCGTCTCTTATCGCGTGCCGCCTTTTACTATGTCCAGCCTACCGCGCTATACGA ACCACCATGATGTTCATGGCAATTATACCAATATTAGTCATCACCCAAGCTGCCGTtataaaagaagaagaagacaaaGAATGTGCAGGAGTTAAAATCAACAACGTTTACTACAATGAAGAAGTCCTTAAAGAAGATCTTGACAGGCCATACCTCCTAGCTATGGACCGTAGCAAAAACATTCTATACTTCAGTTACAATATTGTGGAAAATTCAGACAACTTCATATCTGCGAGACTTGAtcttaaaacaaaagaatttaaaactattgacGATGTTAGCAACGGTTTTGCACAAGCTGTTGATCCTGTCACACACGATGTTTACATAGGTGGGAGTGATGGGCTTTATAAATACGATTATAACACACACAAATCTGAACCAATCGGTGAAAGAGGAAATGATATTTGGAATGTATTCTACAAAGATGTCTTATATTTCTCAGTCTTCCCTTCGCAGTTTTTATACACACTATCAAATGGTGAAGTGACACGGTTTACAGATTTACAAGATACTAAAGTTGATCACTTTATAATAGACTCCAAAGACATAATGTACTTCACTAACGCAACAGGCTTATATGGAATGAAAAAAGGTACATCAAAAGCAACAGTTTATAAAGAACAAGCAAGAACTGATAACGGAATTAGAGGATTGGCAACTGATGTTAATGGGAAAGTCTACGTTTGTTTGCAAAATGGAATATTTGTCGTAAATACAGAGACGAGTTCTTTAGATATACATGTAGAGGTTGATGATGCGTTTGGCTTGGCATTTGATAACACTAACAACTTGATATATTCAGATGCCAAGAGGCTTGTGCGACTAACGCCTAAAAATGACAGCTCTTGTTAA
- the LOC128681125 gene encoding uncharacterized protein LOC128681125, which yields MVHFKVFYLTLLAALVNCEPPVSGYNYQPNRNYQNYQPSNNYLPPTTGFTAPSNNYLPPSTFGSNHGSSFGSNHGSSFGSNQGFGSNQGSYDQGGHGDHDHGHDNQEVSHLG from the exons ATGGTGCATTTCAAG GTGTTCTATCTGACGCTCCTAGCTGCGTTAGTTAACTGTGAGCCTCCAGTATCAGGGTACAACTACCAACCTAACAGGAACTACCAGAACTACCAACCTAGCAACAACTATCTGCCGCCTACCACAG GTTTCACCGCGCCAAGTAACAACTACCTACCGCCCAGCACGTTTGGGTCCAACCACGGCAGCTCTTTTGGGTCTAACCATGGTAGTTCCTTCGGGTCCAACCAGGGCTTCGGATCAAATCAAGGATCGTACGACCAAGGCGGGCACGGTGATCATGATCACGGTCACGACAATCAAGAGGTAAGTCATTTAGGTTGA
- the LOC128681122 gene encoding uncharacterized protein LOC128681122 isoform X2 — translation MKLLIVLATLTAVSIGQKCRGTYFSYQYYKMELLKVKLRPIIHMVYTKKHDSVYYIYDNGEVWYFNLDNQGSKFIQDIVNATSLAIDDKNNKVYVGSTSGLYKINTNTNLAYKTYKTEPILSVCFKDDLYFTNKHRKVYKNNFYGGKMLSQMLNDVADDIVLDNENNLFFMKDRKVYRIKLDAGTPAIEVTDFPVNFMTMDEDDKLYLATDDGILLYNKYRHVLDKITKLYANALVFDKRRYPVYCVTDSLFRLKDPVDCIF, via the coding sequence ATGAAGCTACTGATAGTTTTGGCCACCTTGACTGCCGTGAGCATTGGCCAGAAATGCCGCGGTACTTACTTCTCTTAccaatattacaaaatggaaTTGTTGAAAGTCAAATTGCGACCAATCATACATATGGTATACACTAAGAAGCACGACAGCGTATACTATATATACGACAACGGAGAGGTCTGGTACTTCAATTTGGATAACCAAGGATCAAAGTTTATCCAAGACATAGTAAATGCTACCAGTTTAGCAATcgatgataaaaataacaaggTTTACGTTGGAAGTACTAGTGGACTGTACAAAATTAACACTAATACAAATCTCGCGTACAAAACCTACAAAACAGAGCCAATTCTAAGTGTATGTTTCAAAGATGATCTCTACttcacaaacaaacataggAAAGtgtacaaaaacaatttttacggTGGCAAAATGTTATCTCAAATGCTTAATGATGTCGCCGATGATATAGTTTtagataatgaaaataatctgTTCTTTATGAAAGACAGAAAAGTGTATAGAATTAAATTAGATGCCGGAACGCCGGCGATAGAAGTAACTGATTTCCCCGTTAATTTTATGACCATGGACGAAGATGACAAACTCTATTTAGCTACTGATGATGGTATACTTCTCTACAATAAATACAGACATGTATTAGATAAGATTACTAAGTTATATGCGAACGCTTTAGTCTTTGATAAGAGACGTTACCCTGTTTACTGTGTCACTGATTCATTGTTCAGGTTAAAGGACCCAGTTGATTGCATTTTTTAG
- the LOC128681122 gene encoding uncharacterized protein LOC128681122 isoform X1: protein MKLFIIFVTLAAACAAQKCRGTFFNNKYYSMEVLKEGLNRVKQMVYSKNENSVYFIYDQGGLIYSGGAGYYNLDNYQAGFFMGIRNATSFTVDDKKNRLYIGSADGLYAVTDRNLPEKFPINEPILSLYFKDDLYFTNIRRKVYKFDLDGVKMVPEMRYDFADDIVIDDDNNLFFLKDKKVFRLKLNTGSPAFEVTDFPVNVMTMDVDDKLYIATNDGIFLYNRYKYALDKISNLRNVKALAFDKRWDPVYIVFDLLVRLKNPVECYEDEDSFFKR, encoded by the coding sequence ATGAAGCTGTTCATAATCTTTGTAACCTTGGCTGCCGCGTGCGCTGCCCAGAAATGCCGAGGCACGTTCTTcaacaacaaatattacaGCATGGAAGTATTGAAAGAGGGGCTCAACAGAGTGAAACAAATGGTCTACAGCAAGAACGAGAACAGCGTCTACTTCATATACGACCAAGGAGGGCTCATATATTCAGGAGGAGCAGGCTACTACAATTTAGACAACTATCAAGCTGGATTCTTTATGGGAATAAGAAATGCCACAAGTTTTACCGTTGACGACAAAAAGAACAGACTTTATATAGGCTCTGCTGATGGATTGTACGCAGTCACAGATAGAAATCTACCAGAGAAATTTCCTATAAATGAACCAATTCTAAGTCTATATTTCAAGGATGATctctattttacaaatatacgtAGAAAAGTGTACAaatttgatttggacggcgtGAAAATGGTTCCCGAAATGCGTTACGATTTCGCTGATGATATTGTTATAGACGATGATAATAATCTCTtctttttaaaagataaaaaagtttttagacTGAAATTGAATACTGGATCGCCTGCTTTTGAAGTCACTGATTTTCCAGTTAATGTTATGACTATGGATGTAGATGATAAACTGTATATAGCAACAAATGATGgcatatttctttataatagaTACAAGTATGCATTAGACAAGATTTCTAATTTAAGAAATGTGAAAGCCTTGGCTTTTGATAAGCGATGGGACCCTGTTTATATTGTCTTCGATTTATTAGTTAGGTTAAAGAATCCAGTGGAGTGTTATGAAGATGAAGACTCGTTTTTCAAGCGATAA